In one Methylobacterium sp. SyP6R genomic region, the following are encoded:
- a CDS encoding GNAT family N-acetyltransferase → MTTIDTLSPEEAEAALPELAALLLACVLDGASIGFVLPFTLSEAEDFWRDGLPALRSGARRLLVARHDGRILGCTQVGLASPPNGRHRAEITKVLVHPEARRRGLGRALMREAEAVAAAEGRSLLILDTRAGDAGEALYRALGYAVTGTVPDYACSPTGEREPCTFMHKRL, encoded by the coding sequence ATGACGACGATCGACACCCTCTCCCCCGAGGAAGCGGAAGCCGCCCTGCCCGAGCTGGCCGCCCTGCTCCTGGCTTGCGTCCTCGACGGGGCCAGCATCGGCTTCGTGCTCCCCTTCACCCTGTCCGAGGCGGAAGACTTCTGGCGCGACGGGCTACCGGCCCTGCGGAGCGGGGCGCGCCGGCTGCTGGTGGCCCGCCACGACGGGCGCATCCTCGGCTGCACCCAGGTCGGCCTCGCCTCGCCGCCGAACGGCCGCCACCGGGCCGAGATCACCAAGGTGCTGGTCCATCCGGAGGCGCGCCGCCGCGGCCTCGGCCGGGCACTGATGCGGGAAGCGGAAGCCGTCGCCGCCGCCGAGGGGCGCTCGCTCCTGATCCTCGACACCCGGGCCGGTGATGCCGGCGAGGCGCTCTACCGCGCGCTGGGCTACGCCGTCACCGGCACGGTGCCGGACTACGCCTGCTCGCCGACGGGCGAGCGGGAGCCCTGCACCTTCATGCACAAGCGGCTGTGA
- a CDS encoding helix-turn-helix domain-containing protein, whose amino-acid sequence MRDDLVPDSLPDPQASDIDLRLAARLAALRQEHGLSLDALASTSGISRATLSRLERAETSPTASLLGRLCTVYGRPMSRLLAEIEADPARVVRHAEQSVWVDPETGFRRRLVSPPARGFSAELVLGTLPEGATIAYAAPPVGGLEHHLWMLEGRLDLTLDGVTHALSPGDCLRYQLAGASRFTCPGPEARYLIAICRP is encoded by the coding sequence ATGAGAGATGATCTCGTGCCCGATTCCTTGCCCGACCCCCAGGCCTCGGACATCGACCTGCGCCTCGCCGCCCGGCTCGCTGCCTTACGCCAGGAGCACGGCCTGTCCCTCGACGCGCTGGCCTCCACGAGCGGCATCAGCCGGGCGACCCTGTCGCGGCTGGAGCGCGCCGAGACCAGCCCGACCGCCTCGCTGCTCGGCCGGCTCTGCACCGTCTATGGCCGGCCGATGTCGCGGCTGCTCGCCGAGATCGAGGCCGACCCGGCTCGGGTCGTGCGCCACGCCGAGCAAAGCGTCTGGGTCGATCCCGAGACGGGGTTTCGCCGCCGCCTCGTCTCGCCCCCGGCGCGTGGCTTCTCGGCGGAGCTCGTCCTCGGCACCCTGCCGGAGGGGGCGACGATTGCCTATGCCGCGCCGCCGGTCGGCGGCCTGGAGCATCACCTCTGGATGCTGGAAGGCCGGCTCGACCTCACCCTCGACGGCGTGACCCACGCCCTCTCGCCGGGGGATTGCCTGCGCTACCAGCTCGCCGGCGCCTCCCGCTTCACCTGCCCGGGCCCGGAGGCCCGCTACCTCATCGCGATCTGCCGGCCGTGA